In Sideroxyarcus emersonii, one DNA window encodes the following:
- the ettA gene encoding energy-dependent translational throttle protein EttA: MAQGQYVMSMLRVSKIVPPKRQIIKDISLSFFPGAKIGLLGLNGSGKSTVLRIMALQDKEFDGEVQHLPNIKIGYLPQEPQLDPAKTVRQEVESALGEVMEAQAKLDAVYAAYAEPDADFDALAAEQARLENIIAAGGSDAQHQMDIAADALRLPEWDAVIKNLSGGEKRRVALCKLLLEKPDMLLLDEPTNHLDAESVEWLEQFLVRFPGTVVAVTHDRYFLDNAAEWILELDRGHGIPWKGNYSSWLEQKEARLEQENKQIDAHMKAMKQELEWVRQNPKARQAKSKARLARFEELSNTEYQKRNETQEIFIPAGERLGNDVIEFDGVSKAYGDRLLIDNLSFKIPPGAIVGIIGPNGAGKSTLFRMITGKEQPDSGTVKIGSTVKIAFVDQSREGLDNDKTVFDAISGGNDILTVGKYETPARAYIGRFNFKGADQGKIVGQLSGGERGRLHLAQTLISGGNVLLLDEPSNDLDVETLRALEDALLEFAGSVMVISHDRWFLDRIATHILACEGDSKWTFFDGNYQEYEADKRKRLGEEGAKPKRIRYKPISR; encoded by the coding sequence ATGGCACAAGGTCAATATGTAATGTCCATGCTCCGCGTGAGCAAGATCGTTCCTCCCAAGCGTCAGATCATCAAGGATATCTCCCTCAGCTTCTTTCCCGGCGCCAAGATCGGCCTGCTGGGCCTGAACGGCTCGGGCAAATCCACCGTGCTGCGCATCATGGCGTTGCAGGACAAGGAATTCGACGGCGAGGTGCAGCACCTGCCCAACATCAAGATCGGCTACCTGCCGCAGGAACCGCAGCTCGACCCCGCCAAGACCGTGCGCCAGGAAGTGGAGTCCGCGCTGGGCGAGGTGATGGAAGCGCAAGCCAAGCTGGACGCCGTATACGCCGCCTATGCCGAGCCGGACGCCGACTTCGACGCGCTCGCCGCCGAGCAGGCACGCCTCGAGAACATCATCGCCGCAGGCGGTTCCGATGCGCAACACCAGATGGACATCGCCGCCGATGCGCTGCGCCTGCCCGAGTGGGATGCCGTGATCAAGAACCTTTCCGGTGGCGAGAAGCGCCGCGTGGCGCTGTGCAAGCTGCTGCTGGAAAAGCCCGACATGCTGCTGCTGGACGAACCCACCAACCACCTCGATGCCGAATCGGTGGAATGGCTGGAACAATTCCTGGTGCGCTTCCCCGGCACCGTGGTCGCCGTCACCCACGACCGCTACTTCCTCGACAACGCCGCCGAATGGATCCTCGAACTCGACCGCGGCCACGGCATCCCTTGGAAGGGCAACTACTCCAGCTGGCTGGAGCAGAAGGAAGCGCGCCTGGAGCAGGAGAACAAGCAGATCGACGCGCACATGAAAGCGATGAAGCAGGAACTGGAATGGGTGCGCCAGAATCCCAAGGCGCGTCAGGCCAAGTCCAAGGCGCGTCTGGCCCGCTTCGAAGAGCTCTCCAACACCGAATACCAGAAACGCAACGAAACGCAGGAGATCTTCATCCCGGCCGGTGAACGCCTGGGCAACGATGTCATCGAATTCGACGGCGTGAGCAAAGCCTATGGCGACCGCCTGCTGATCGACAACCTCAGCTTCAAGATCCCGCCCGGCGCCATCGTCGGCATCATCGGCCCCAACGGCGCGGGTAAATCGACACTGTTCCGCATGATCACCGGCAAGGAACAACCGGACAGCGGCACCGTGAAGATCGGCTCCACCGTAAAGATCGCCTTCGTCGACCAATCGCGCGAGGGGCTGGACAACGACAAGACCGTGTTCGACGCCATCTCCGGCGGCAATGACATCCTCACTGTCGGCAAATACGAAACCCCGGCGCGCGCCTACATCGGTCGCTTCAACTTCAAGGGCGCGGATCAGGGCAAGATCGTCGGCCAGCTCTCCGGCGGTGAACGCGGCCGCCTGCACCTGGCGCAAACCCTCATCTCCGGCGGCAACGTGCTGCTGCTCGACGAACCCTCCAACGACCTCGACGTGGAAACCCTGCGCGCGCTGGAAGATGCGCTGCTCGAATTCGCCGGCAGCGTGATGGTCATCTCCCACGACCGCTGGTTCCTCGACCGCATCGCCACCCACATCTTGGCCTGCGAAGGCGATTCGAAGTGGACGTTCTTTGATGGTAACTATCAGGAATATGAGGCGGACAAGAGGAAGCGTTTGGGTGAAGAGGGCGCGAAGCCTAAGCGGATTCGGTATAAGCCGATTAGTCGTTAA
- a CDS encoding response regulator, with amino-acid sequence MQDRTDANSMANILAGKKDTFESEYIRFDALSALVIDDIGAMRHALRSQLQWMGMNSIKCVADAQEALEQIQANRYDLILCDYNLNKTTSGQHFLEYLRSERLLGAKTIFVMVTAEAEYAYVANAVEFAPDDYILKPCPEKKLRARLERLFDRRNFLLPALTAMDDGNYLQVVSECDRLVTLVSNERWLLAALKLKAEALLALNDTTDLLKTYEQALAMRDNVPWVKIGIARARMLLNEPEAAEEMARQIVADNPSYVAAYELLAEIRRMQKDEEGAYQLMEQSARILPTAKRFRSNAESAFLLGKLDEAKKYAESAIRLSNGSITERPDDYLSLAHIQIDLGDPQGAIHTLEKSARRFEEKGAFGISRNAILAQAYFDTGDKAAAKRLLERSQRLLTPESGSSALNLIGKAAFKMGDSVLGLKMLTQAVQSSGLERERIARHVTKSMLDTGQHDKIEEVIDAGQRRVLALVDEARKAMHVAQFDTAYRKVLDALAIQNDNIEALFAAAQLHLLWLKQEGLDAEVQERAKNYLAILDKLVPHNEKVMGFYRFYDQLTGA; translated from the coding sequence ATGCAGGATCGTACCGACGCAAATTCGATGGCGAACATCCTCGCCGGCAAGAAAGACACCTTCGAGAGCGAATACATCCGCTTCGATGCGCTGTCGGCACTGGTCATCGACGACATCGGTGCGATGCGCCATGCGCTGCGCTCGCAGTTGCAATGGATGGGCATGAATTCGATCAAGTGCGTGGCCGATGCCCAGGAAGCGCTGGAGCAGATCCAGGCCAACCGCTACGACCTGATCCTGTGCGACTACAACCTCAACAAGACCACCTCCGGACAGCATTTCCTGGAATACCTGCGGAGCGAGCGCCTGCTCGGTGCCAAGACGATCTTCGTGATGGTGACGGCGGAGGCCGAGTACGCCTACGTCGCCAATGCGGTGGAGTTCGCGCCGGACGATTACATCCTGAAGCCCTGCCCCGAGAAGAAGCTGCGTGCGCGGCTGGAACGCCTGTTCGACCGCCGCAACTTCCTGCTGCCCGCGCTTACCGCGATGGACGACGGGAATTACCTGCAGGTGGTCAGCGAATGCGACCGGCTGGTGACGCTGGTGTCGAACGAACGCTGGCTGCTGGCCGCACTCAAGCTGAAGGCGGAGGCGCTGCTCGCGCTGAACGACACCACCGACCTGCTCAAGACCTACGAACAGGCCCTGGCCATGCGTGACAACGTGCCGTGGGTGAAGATCGGCATCGCGCGTGCGCGCATGCTGCTGAACGAACCGGAAGCTGCCGAAGAGATGGCCCGGCAGATCGTTGCCGACAACCCGAGCTACGTCGCGGCCTACGAGTTGCTGGCCGAGATCAGGCGCATGCAGAAGGACGAGGAAGGCGCCTACCAGCTGATGGAGCAGTCGGCCAGGATACTGCCCACCGCGAAGCGTTTCCGCTCCAACGCCGAATCGGCCTTCCTGCTGGGCAAGCTGGACGAGGCGAAGAAGTATGCCGAATCGGCGATCAGGCTGTCGAACGGCTCCATCACCGAGCGCCCCGATGATTACCTGTCGCTGGCGCATATCCAGATCGACCTGGGCGACCCGCAGGGCGCCATCCACACGCTGGAAAAGAGCGCGCGCAGGTTCGAGGAGAAAGGCGCATTCGGCATCTCCAGGAATGCCATCCTGGCGCAGGCCTATTTCGATACGGGAGACAAGGCGGCGGCGAAGAGATTGCTGGAGCGCTCGCAGCGCTTGCTGACGCCGGAGAGCGGCAGTTCCGCCCTGAACCTGATCGGCAAGGCGGCCTTCAAGATGGGGGACTCCGTCCTCGGGCTGAAGATGCTGACGCAGGCGGTGCAATCGAGCGGCCTGGAGCGGGAGCGCATCGCGCGCCATGTCACCAAGTCGATGCTCGACACCGGACAGCACGACAAGATCGAGGAAGTCATCGATGCCGGACAGCGGCGGGTACTGGCGCTGGTGGACGAGGCGCGCAAGGCGATGCATGTGGCGCAATTCGACACCGCCTACCGCAAGGTGCTCGATGCGCTGGCCATCCAGAACGACAACATCGAGGCGTTGTTCGCCGCGGCGCAGCTCCACCTGCTGTGGCTGAAGCAGGAAGGCCTCGATGCCGAGGTGCAGGAACGCGCCAAGAACTATCTGGCGATACTGGACAAGCTGGTGCCGCACAACGAGAAGGTGATGGGCTTTTACCGTTTTTACGACCAGTTGACGGGGGCATGA